The Calliphora vicina chromosome 3, idCalVici1.1, whole genome shotgun sequence genome contains a region encoding:
- the scny gene encoding ubiquitin carboxyl-terminal hydrolase 36 isoform X1 encodes MPVSVVCETAASVNAALRESLGSGGSCSAAANAKQSSSQQDDKMNGGSGNNADDIDTLHGKLVASAKRVLLSKIDYEEVTNYGQSVLDSLKSKYIVLKPSGNNNSMENGRNSPATCNNGANGDSAAGKHANGNNTSASNGGGTPSKKANNPNELPAPKRILYPRENVRVGWKASGRKWDVGVGMMNVGNTCYLNSTLQAVFHVPSMANWLMSDSAHMERCESTDTGCIICAMTKTLQESQKSQSAIRPYYVYSKLKSICKHLVMGRQEDAHEFLRYLVEAMEKSYLSRFRNYKELDQYSKETTPLNQILGGYLKSAVRCLACNHVSVTFQHFQDLLLDIRKADTVDEALEGYFSRERLEDMGYKCEACKKKVSATKQFSLERAPIALCIQLKRFSMLGTKLNKQITIKPRLDLTKFASRKNPGEQLTYRLVAMVTHLGASQHCGHYTAIGLTESGTYYNYDDSYVRPISMQNVCNTNAYIIFYEMDTQPPRNVSSTQVSGAQQATATTTTNQRDSQTVKMNGHALGGSPRVIGPQLPPGYNNNTTTNGGSVTSSSSSPLTNGGSKLILNRNSTSIPSSTSSSSSSNGGSSKIMIHFKNNSSSGNSTNLVKTSAATSSITCASATSTSSSSTFDNLKNSNSTTTNYTSNGLHLVGTGKFQESTNTKYPLGVSTTKRQVSNLKNSNESSSDDDDENEIVSSSTSSQIHNATPATLPSMPKLGVESTNTTTASLTNGFAKKSPAPIKSLVPYGSETDEEADVCMAATTTNANPATTASSEQQKRLLPNPLKRRQSSSSWSSSSSSDNDNAHDKDIKPTNGIKIKKAASSTATAVSKSPAKSADTAKKSSDTIDEIFNSIKRSNNTNTINTTTSGITTLKKKSQNQQFTVTSTTTTTDSSTSDSEDEESSKTKMSSNTKPQFKRSHSTPPSPPVVKTNSGIWQVTSLQPITACVSPTTSTPSSTSAAAAFTSPASTEKTPKNHKNPFAAKPTMVAADNAKRLKKDTANKSFNGNGYQRNTTSANESAVSELLKQSHRGYGAPILTWNGQQSEIDKENFYLFDEKRIEDDDSNNNNNNIDHNNINIGNEHDLCHDLNFDDDDNVEQMSSLNNHYNEQNDSMDNKDQHQTDSDEQDLKLNITTENPTQIEDDQEPSNAMITTIAITSPSYCMEDGKFKLAADPYCSIQDNDLQQMMVEEMENIDSCSSGTTATTVINNYCPSPNSSLLTTMLTPPPLPLLSSSSSATSLITSTSILPTATTSEEINTTNVFVYNEDSLDNL; translated from the exons ATGCCAGTGTCCGTGGTTTGTGAGACTGCGGCCAGTGTTAATGCCGCCCTAAGGGAATCTTTAGGTTCGGGAGGCAGTTGTTCGGCCGCTGCCAATGCCAAACAGTCATCGTCGCAACAAGATGATAAAATGAATGGTGGCTCTGGCAATAATGCAGACGATATTGATACATTGCATGGCAAATTAGTTGCCTCAGCTAAAAGAGTTTTACTTTCAAAAATCGACTATGAAGAAGTTACCAATTATGGCCAATCTGTATTGGATAGCCTGAAATCGAAATATATTGTGTTAAAACCCTCTGGAAATAATAACTCCATGGAGAATGGTAGAAATTCTCCAGCAACCTGCAATAATGGCGCAAATGGTGACAGCGCAGCCGGTAAGC aTGCCAATGGTAATAACACGTCAGCCTCAAACGGTGGGGGGACACCTAGCAAAAAAGCTAACAATCCAAATGAATTACCTGCCCCCAAACGTATACTCTATCCACGGGAAAATGTTCGCGTCGGCTGGAAGGCTAGCGGACGCAAATGGGATGTTGGCGTAGGCATGATGAATGTGGGAAACACTTGCTATTTGAATTCTACCCTACAAGCTGTATTCCATGTACCATCCATGGCGAATTGGCTTATGTCAGATAGTGCACACATGGAACGCTGTGAGTCAACAGATACTGGTTGCATTATCTGCGCCATGACCAAGACTCTGCAAGAATCCCAAAAGAGTCAATCTGCTATACGCCCATACTATGTTTATtcgaaattgaaatcaatatgTAAACATTTAGTAATGGGTCGGCAGGAAGATGCTCATGAGTTCTTACGCTATTTGGTGGAGGCCATGGAAAAGTCTTATCTCTCACGTTTTCGTAACTACAAAGAATTGGATCAGTATAGCAAGGAAACAACACCGCTGAATCAAATTTTAGGCGGTTACCTAAAGTCGGCTGTCCGTTGCTTGGCATGCAATCATGTGTCGGTAacttttcaacattttcaaGATTTGCTCTTGGACATACGTAAAGCCGATACAGTCGATGAAGCTTTAGAGGGTTATTTTTCACGAGAACGTCTCGAAGATATGGGTTACAAATGTGAAGCTTGCAAGAAAAAG GTTTCGGCGACAAAACAATTCTCTTTGGAACGCGCACCAATTGCCTTGTGCATACAATTGAAACGTTTTTCAATGTTAGGCACCAAACTAAATAAGCAAATTACTATTAAACCTAGACTTGATCTAACAAAATTTGCCTCACGCAAAAATCCCGGTGAACAGCTCACCTATCGTCTGGTGGCAATGGTAACCCATTTGGGTGCTTCACAACACTGTGGCCATTACACGGCCATTGGCTTAACCGAATCGGGCACATACTACAACTACGATGACAGTTATGTAAGACCGATATCAATGCAAAATGTCTGCAATACAAATGCATACATAATATTCTACGAAATGGACACACAGCCACCCAGAAATGTCAGTAGTACACAGGTAAGTGGAGCACAACAGGCCACAGCCACCACCACAACAAATCAAAGGGATTCACAGACGGTTAAAATGAATGGTCATGCATTGGGAGGATCACCACGTGTTATCGGACCACAGTTACCGCCTGGTTATAACAATAATACCACCACAAATGGCGGTTCAGTGACGTCGTCGTCGTCCTCGCCATTAACAAACGGTGGcagtaaattaatattaaatcgCAATTCTACATCGATACCATCAAGTActtcgtcgtcatcatcatcaaatGGTGGTAGTAGTAAAATCatgatacattttaaaaataatagcaGCAGTGGCAATTCAACAAATTTGGTTAAAACCAGTGCTGCAACATCATCAATAACTTGTGCCTCGGCAACTTCAACTTCAAGTAGTTCCACTTTTGATAATCTAAAGAATAGCAACAGCACCACAACAAATTACACTTCAAACGGTCTTCACTTAGTGGGGACCGGGAAATTTCAGGAATCTACGAATACGAAGTATCCATTGGGTGTCtcaacaactaaaagacaagTTAGTAATCTTAAAAACAGTAACGAAAGTTCCTCCGATGACGATGACGAAAATGAGATTGTAAGCTCTTCAACATCCTCACAAATACACAACGCTACACCAGCCACACTGCCAAGTATGCCTAAATTGGGTGTCGAATCCACAAACACAACAACAGCATCCCTAACAAATGGCTTTGCTAAAAAATCACCTGCCCCCATAAAAAGTCTAGTACCCTATGGATCTGAGACGGACGAAGAAGCTGATGTATGTATGGCGGCTACAACCACAAATGCAAATCCAGCTACTACTGCATCCAGTGAACAACAAAAGCGTTTATTACCCAATCCTCTGAAACGAAGACAGAGCTCTTCCTCATGGTCCAGCAGTAGTTCATCGGATAATGATAATGCCCATGATAAAGATATAAAACCTACaaatggcataaaaataaaaaaggctgcCTCATCCACGGCCACagccgtttcaaaatcacctgCAAAATCTGCCGATACAGCAAAAAAATCATCAGATACCATTGATGAGATTTTCAATAGCATTAAACGTTCCAATAATACAAATACTATTAACACCACAACCTCTGGCATTACAACGCTTAAGAAAAAATCACAAAACCAACAATTTACCGTTACCTCAACCACTACCACAACCGATTCCTCCACTTCAGATTCCGAAGATGAGGAGAGTAGCAAGACAAAAATGTCCTCAAACACAAAACCTCAATTCAAAAGATCACATTCTACACCACCTTCGCCACCGGTTGTTAAAACAAACTCTGGCATTTGGCAAGTTACCTCTTTGCAGCCCATAACAGCCTGCGTAAGTCCAACCACATCAACGCCTTCATCAACATCGGCAGCTGCCGCCTTTACATCGCCTGCATCTACAGAAAAAACACCCAAGAATCATAAAAATCCCTTTGCTGCAAAGCCCACTATGGTGGCAGCAGATAATGCCAAACGTCTAAAGAAGGATACAGCAAATAAATCATTCAATGGCAACGGCTATCAACGTAACACCACATCAGCCAATGAATCAGCGGTTTCAGAACTTTTAAAACAATCACATCGCGGCTATGGGGCACCAATTTTAACCTGGAATGGTCAACAAAGTGAAATTGATAAAGAG aatttttatttgtttgatgaGAAACGGATAGAAGACGacgacagcaacaacaataataataatattgaccacaacaacatcaacatcgGAAACGAACATGATCTCTGCCATGATCTAAATTTTGATGATGATGACAACGTAGAACAAATGTCAAGTTTAAACAACCATTATAATGAACAAAATGACTCAATGGACAACAAGGATCAACATCAAACTGATAGCGATGAACAAGATCTCAAATTGAATATAACAACTGAAAATCCCACTCAGATTGAAGATGATCAGGAACCTTCTAATGCCATGATCACTACCATTGCAATAACATCGCCATCCTATTGTATGGAGGATGGTAAATTCAAACTGGCTGCTGATCCGTATTGTAGTATACAAGACAATGATCTACAACAAATGATGGTCGAAGAAATGGAAAATATTGATTCTTGCAGTTCTGGCACAACCGCCAcaacagttatcaataactaCTGTCCTTCGCCTAATTCTTCGTTATTAACTACAATGCTTACGCCTCCCCCGCTACCATTGTTATCATCGTCTTCATCCGCCACATCATTAATAACATCGACCTCAATACTGCCAACAGCGACAACATCAGAAGAAATCAACACCAcaaatgtttttgtatacaacGAAGATTCCTTGGACAATCTATAA
- the scny gene encoding ubiquitin carboxyl-terminal hydrolase 36 isoform X2, translating to MPVSVVCETAASVNAALRESLGSGGSCSAAANAKQSSSQQDDKMNGGSGNNADDIDTLHGKLVASAKRVLLSKIDYEEVTNYGQSVLDSLKSKYIVLKPSGNNNSMENGRNSPATCNNGANGDSAADANGNNTSASNGGGTPSKKANNPNELPAPKRILYPRENVRVGWKASGRKWDVGVGMMNVGNTCYLNSTLQAVFHVPSMANWLMSDSAHMERCESTDTGCIICAMTKTLQESQKSQSAIRPYYVYSKLKSICKHLVMGRQEDAHEFLRYLVEAMEKSYLSRFRNYKELDQYSKETTPLNQILGGYLKSAVRCLACNHVSVTFQHFQDLLLDIRKADTVDEALEGYFSRERLEDMGYKCEACKKKVSATKQFSLERAPIALCIQLKRFSMLGTKLNKQITIKPRLDLTKFASRKNPGEQLTYRLVAMVTHLGASQHCGHYTAIGLTESGTYYNYDDSYVRPISMQNVCNTNAYIIFYEMDTQPPRNVSSTQVSGAQQATATTTTNQRDSQTVKMNGHALGGSPRVIGPQLPPGYNNNTTTNGGSVTSSSSSPLTNGGSKLILNRNSTSIPSSTSSSSSSNGGSSKIMIHFKNNSSSGNSTNLVKTSAATSSITCASATSTSSSSTFDNLKNSNSTTTNYTSNGLHLVGTGKFQESTNTKYPLGVSTTKRQVSNLKNSNESSSDDDDENEIVSSSTSSQIHNATPATLPSMPKLGVESTNTTTASLTNGFAKKSPAPIKSLVPYGSETDEEADVCMAATTTNANPATTASSEQQKRLLPNPLKRRQSSSSWSSSSSSDNDNAHDKDIKPTNGIKIKKAASSTATAVSKSPAKSADTAKKSSDTIDEIFNSIKRSNNTNTINTTTSGITTLKKKSQNQQFTVTSTTTTTDSSTSDSEDEESSKTKMSSNTKPQFKRSHSTPPSPPVVKTNSGIWQVTSLQPITACVSPTTSTPSSTSAAAAFTSPASTEKTPKNHKNPFAAKPTMVAADNAKRLKKDTANKSFNGNGYQRNTTSANESAVSELLKQSHRGYGAPILTWNGQQSEIDKENFYLFDEKRIEDDDSNNNNNNIDHNNINIGNEHDLCHDLNFDDDDNVEQMSSLNNHYNEQNDSMDNKDQHQTDSDEQDLKLNITTENPTQIEDDQEPSNAMITTIAITSPSYCMEDGKFKLAADPYCSIQDNDLQQMMVEEMENIDSCSSGTTATTVINNYCPSPNSSLLTTMLTPPPLPLLSSSSSATSLITSTSILPTATTSEEINTTNVFVYNEDSLDNL from the exons ATGCCAGTGTCCGTGGTTTGTGAGACTGCGGCCAGTGTTAATGCCGCCCTAAGGGAATCTTTAGGTTCGGGAGGCAGTTGTTCGGCCGCTGCCAATGCCAAACAGTCATCGTCGCAACAAGATGATAAAATGAATGGTGGCTCTGGCAATAATGCAGACGATATTGATACATTGCATGGCAAATTAGTTGCCTCAGCTAAAAGAGTTTTACTTTCAAAAATCGACTATGAAGAAGTTACCAATTATGGCCAATCTGTATTGGATAGCCTGAAATCGAAATATATTGTGTTAAAACCCTCTGGAAATAATAACTCCATGGAGAATGGTAGAAATTCTCCAGCAACCTGCAATAATGGCGCAAATGGTGACAGCGCAGCCG aTGCCAATGGTAATAACACGTCAGCCTCAAACGGTGGGGGGACACCTAGCAAAAAAGCTAACAATCCAAATGAATTACCTGCCCCCAAACGTATACTCTATCCACGGGAAAATGTTCGCGTCGGCTGGAAGGCTAGCGGACGCAAATGGGATGTTGGCGTAGGCATGATGAATGTGGGAAACACTTGCTATTTGAATTCTACCCTACAAGCTGTATTCCATGTACCATCCATGGCGAATTGGCTTATGTCAGATAGTGCACACATGGAACGCTGTGAGTCAACAGATACTGGTTGCATTATCTGCGCCATGACCAAGACTCTGCAAGAATCCCAAAAGAGTCAATCTGCTATACGCCCATACTATGTTTATtcgaaattgaaatcaatatgTAAACATTTAGTAATGGGTCGGCAGGAAGATGCTCATGAGTTCTTACGCTATTTGGTGGAGGCCATGGAAAAGTCTTATCTCTCACGTTTTCGTAACTACAAAGAATTGGATCAGTATAGCAAGGAAACAACACCGCTGAATCAAATTTTAGGCGGTTACCTAAAGTCGGCTGTCCGTTGCTTGGCATGCAATCATGTGTCGGTAacttttcaacattttcaaGATTTGCTCTTGGACATACGTAAAGCCGATACAGTCGATGAAGCTTTAGAGGGTTATTTTTCACGAGAACGTCTCGAAGATATGGGTTACAAATGTGAAGCTTGCAAGAAAAAG GTTTCGGCGACAAAACAATTCTCTTTGGAACGCGCACCAATTGCCTTGTGCATACAATTGAAACGTTTTTCAATGTTAGGCACCAAACTAAATAAGCAAATTACTATTAAACCTAGACTTGATCTAACAAAATTTGCCTCACGCAAAAATCCCGGTGAACAGCTCACCTATCGTCTGGTGGCAATGGTAACCCATTTGGGTGCTTCACAACACTGTGGCCATTACACGGCCATTGGCTTAACCGAATCGGGCACATACTACAACTACGATGACAGTTATGTAAGACCGATATCAATGCAAAATGTCTGCAATACAAATGCATACATAATATTCTACGAAATGGACACACAGCCACCCAGAAATGTCAGTAGTACACAGGTAAGTGGAGCACAACAGGCCACAGCCACCACCACAACAAATCAAAGGGATTCACAGACGGTTAAAATGAATGGTCATGCATTGGGAGGATCACCACGTGTTATCGGACCACAGTTACCGCCTGGTTATAACAATAATACCACCACAAATGGCGGTTCAGTGACGTCGTCGTCGTCCTCGCCATTAACAAACGGTGGcagtaaattaatattaaatcgCAATTCTACATCGATACCATCAAGTActtcgtcgtcatcatcatcaaatGGTGGTAGTAGTAAAATCatgatacattttaaaaataatagcaGCAGTGGCAATTCAACAAATTTGGTTAAAACCAGTGCTGCAACATCATCAATAACTTGTGCCTCGGCAACTTCAACTTCAAGTAGTTCCACTTTTGATAATCTAAAGAATAGCAACAGCACCACAACAAATTACACTTCAAACGGTCTTCACTTAGTGGGGACCGGGAAATTTCAGGAATCTACGAATACGAAGTATCCATTGGGTGTCtcaacaactaaaagacaagTTAGTAATCTTAAAAACAGTAACGAAAGTTCCTCCGATGACGATGACGAAAATGAGATTGTAAGCTCTTCAACATCCTCACAAATACACAACGCTACACCAGCCACACTGCCAAGTATGCCTAAATTGGGTGTCGAATCCACAAACACAACAACAGCATCCCTAACAAATGGCTTTGCTAAAAAATCACCTGCCCCCATAAAAAGTCTAGTACCCTATGGATCTGAGACGGACGAAGAAGCTGATGTATGTATGGCGGCTACAACCACAAATGCAAATCCAGCTACTACTGCATCCAGTGAACAACAAAAGCGTTTATTACCCAATCCTCTGAAACGAAGACAGAGCTCTTCCTCATGGTCCAGCAGTAGTTCATCGGATAATGATAATGCCCATGATAAAGATATAAAACCTACaaatggcataaaaataaaaaaggctgcCTCATCCACGGCCACagccgtttcaaaatcacctgCAAAATCTGCCGATACAGCAAAAAAATCATCAGATACCATTGATGAGATTTTCAATAGCATTAAACGTTCCAATAATACAAATACTATTAACACCACAACCTCTGGCATTACAACGCTTAAGAAAAAATCACAAAACCAACAATTTACCGTTACCTCAACCACTACCACAACCGATTCCTCCACTTCAGATTCCGAAGATGAGGAGAGTAGCAAGACAAAAATGTCCTCAAACACAAAACCTCAATTCAAAAGATCACATTCTACACCACCTTCGCCACCGGTTGTTAAAACAAACTCTGGCATTTGGCAAGTTACCTCTTTGCAGCCCATAACAGCCTGCGTAAGTCCAACCACATCAACGCCTTCATCAACATCGGCAGCTGCCGCCTTTACATCGCCTGCATCTACAGAAAAAACACCCAAGAATCATAAAAATCCCTTTGCTGCAAAGCCCACTATGGTGGCAGCAGATAATGCCAAACGTCTAAAGAAGGATACAGCAAATAAATCATTCAATGGCAACGGCTATCAACGTAACACCACATCAGCCAATGAATCAGCGGTTTCAGAACTTTTAAAACAATCACATCGCGGCTATGGGGCACCAATTTTAACCTGGAATGGTCAACAAAGTGAAATTGATAAAGAG aatttttatttgtttgatgaGAAACGGATAGAAGACGacgacagcaacaacaataataataatattgaccacaacaacatcaacatcgGAAACGAACATGATCTCTGCCATGATCTAAATTTTGATGATGATGACAACGTAGAACAAATGTCAAGTTTAAACAACCATTATAATGAACAAAATGACTCAATGGACAACAAGGATCAACATCAAACTGATAGCGATGAACAAGATCTCAAATTGAATATAACAACTGAAAATCCCACTCAGATTGAAGATGATCAGGAACCTTCTAATGCCATGATCACTACCATTGCAATAACATCGCCATCCTATTGTATGGAGGATGGTAAATTCAAACTGGCTGCTGATCCGTATTGTAGTATACAAGACAATGATCTACAACAAATGATGGTCGAAGAAATGGAAAATATTGATTCTTGCAGTTCTGGCACAACCGCCAcaacagttatcaataactaCTGTCCTTCGCCTAATTCTTCGTTATTAACTACAATGCTTACGCCTCCCCCGCTACCATTGTTATCATCGTCTTCATCCGCCACATCATTAATAACATCGACCTCAATACTGCCAACAGCGACAACATCAGAAGAAATCAACACCAcaaatgtttttgtatacaacGAAGATTCCTTGGACAATCTATAA
- the scny gene encoding ubiquitin carboxyl-terminal hydrolase 36 isoform X3, translated as MPVSVVCETAASVNAALRESLGSGGSCSAAANAKQSSSQQDDKMNGGSGNNADDIDTLHGKLVASAKRVLLSKIDYEEVTNYGQSVLDSLKSKYIVLKPSGNNNSMENGRNSPATCNNGANGDSAAGKHANGNNTSASNGGGTPSKKANNPNELPAPKRILYPRENVRVGWKASGRKWDVGVGMMNVGNTCYLNSTLQAVFHVPSMANWLMSDSAHMERCESTDTGCIICAMTKTLQESQKSQSAIRPYYVYSKLKSICKHLVMGRQEDAHEFLRYLVEAMEKSYLSRFRNYKELDQYSKETTPLNQILGGYLKSAVRCLACNHVSVTFQHFQDLLLDIRKADTVDEALEGYFSRERLEDMGYKCEACKKKVSATKQFSLERAPIALCIQLKRFSMLGTKLNKQITIKPRLDLTKFASRKNPGEQLTYRLVAMVTHLGASQHCGHYTAIGLTESGTYYNYDDSYVRPISMQNVCNTNAYIIFYEMDTQPPRNVSSTQVSGAQQATATTTTNQRDSQTVKMNGHALGGSPRVIGPQLPPGYNNNTTTNGGSVTSSSSSPLTNGGSKLILNRNSTSIPSSTSSSSSSNGGSSKIMIHFKNNSSSGNSTNLVKTSAATSSITCASATSTSSSSTFDNLKNSNSTTTNYTSNGLHLVGTGKFQESTNTKYPLGVSTTKRQVSNLKNSNESSSDDDDENEIVSSSTSSQIHNATPATLPSMPKLGVESTNTTTASLTNGFAKKSPAPIKSLVPYGSETDEEADVCMAATTTNANPATTASSEQQKRLLPNPLKRRQSSSSWSSSSSSDNDNAHDKDIKPTNGIKIKKAASSTATAVSKSPAKSADTAKKSSDTIDEIFNSIKRSNNTNTINTTTSGITTLKKKSQNQQFTVTSTTTTTDSSTSDSEDEESSKTKMSSNTKPQFKRSHSTPPSPPVVKTNSGIWQVTSLQPITACVSPTTSTPSSTSAAAAFTSPASTEKTPKNHKNPFAAKPTMVAADNAKRLKKDTANKSFNGNGYQRNTTSANESAVSELLKQSHRGYGAPILTWNGQQSEIDKEIISEAREQRQRDWEDEEENEMDRGRQKKVKGPKDPYATAATPGYNPFQEQENQKRWKQRYHHVGGGSGGYRQNFQRNKFKFQRFQHKFPKKNMNNGGGNSIPNVNRRNDS; from the exons ATGCCAGTGTCCGTGGTTTGTGAGACTGCGGCCAGTGTTAATGCCGCCCTAAGGGAATCTTTAGGTTCGGGAGGCAGTTGTTCGGCCGCTGCCAATGCCAAACAGTCATCGTCGCAACAAGATGATAAAATGAATGGTGGCTCTGGCAATAATGCAGACGATATTGATACATTGCATGGCAAATTAGTTGCCTCAGCTAAAAGAGTTTTACTTTCAAAAATCGACTATGAAGAAGTTACCAATTATGGCCAATCTGTATTGGATAGCCTGAAATCGAAATATATTGTGTTAAAACCCTCTGGAAATAATAACTCCATGGAGAATGGTAGAAATTCTCCAGCAACCTGCAATAATGGCGCAAATGGTGACAGCGCAGCCGGTAAGC aTGCCAATGGTAATAACACGTCAGCCTCAAACGGTGGGGGGACACCTAGCAAAAAAGCTAACAATCCAAATGAATTACCTGCCCCCAAACGTATACTCTATCCACGGGAAAATGTTCGCGTCGGCTGGAAGGCTAGCGGACGCAAATGGGATGTTGGCGTAGGCATGATGAATGTGGGAAACACTTGCTATTTGAATTCTACCCTACAAGCTGTATTCCATGTACCATCCATGGCGAATTGGCTTATGTCAGATAGTGCACACATGGAACGCTGTGAGTCAACAGATACTGGTTGCATTATCTGCGCCATGACCAAGACTCTGCAAGAATCCCAAAAGAGTCAATCTGCTATACGCCCATACTATGTTTATtcgaaattgaaatcaatatgTAAACATTTAGTAATGGGTCGGCAGGAAGATGCTCATGAGTTCTTACGCTATTTGGTGGAGGCCATGGAAAAGTCTTATCTCTCACGTTTTCGTAACTACAAAGAATTGGATCAGTATAGCAAGGAAACAACACCGCTGAATCAAATTTTAGGCGGTTACCTAAAGTCGGCTGTCCGTTGCTTGGCATGCAATCATGTGTCGGTAacttttcaacattttcaaGATTTGCTCTTGGACATACGTAAAGCCGATACAGTCGATGAAGCTTTAGAGGGTTATTTTTCACGAGAACGTCTCGAAGATATGGGTTACAAATGTGAAGCTTGCAAGAAAAAG GTTTCGGCGACAAAACAATTCTCTTTGGAACGCGCACCAATTGCCTTGTGCATACAATTGAAACGTTTTTCAATGTTAGGCACCAAACTAAATAAGCAAATTACTATTAAACCTAGACTTGATCTAACAAAATTTGCCTCACGCAAAAATCCCGGTGAACAGCTCACCTATCGTCTGGTGGCAATGGTAACCCATTTGGGTGCTTCACAACACTGTGGCCATTACACGGCCATTGGCTTAACCGAATCGGGCACATACTACAACTACGATGACAGTTATGTAAGACCGATATCAATGCAAAATGTCTGCAATACAAATGCATACATAATATTCTACGAAATGGACACACAGCCACCCAGAAATGTCAGTAGTACACAGGTAAGTGGAGCACAACAGGCCACAGCCACCACCACAACAAATCAAAGGGATTCACAGACGGTTAAAATGAATGGTCATGCATTGGGAGGATCACCACGTGTTATCGGACCACAGTTACCGCCTGGTTATAACAATAATACCACCACAAATGGCGGTTCAGTGACGTCGTCGTCGTCCTCGCCATTAACAAACGGTGGcagtaaattaatattaaatcgCAATTCTACATCGATACCATCAAGTActtcgtcgtcatcatcatcaaatGGTGGTAGTAGTAAAATCatgatacattttaaaaataatagcaGCAGTGGCAATTCAACAAATTTGGTTAAAACCAGTGCTGCAACATCATCAATAACTTGTGCCTCGGCAACTTCAACTTCAAGTAGTTCCACTTTTGATAATCTAAAGAATAGCAACAGCACCACAACAAATTACACTTCAAACGGTCTTCACTTAGTGGGGACCGGGAAATTTCAGGAATCTACGAATACGAAGTATCCATTGGGTGTCtcaacaactaaaagacaagTTAGTAATCTTAAAAACAGTAACGAAAGTTCCTCCGATGACGATGACGAAAATGAGATTGTAAGCTCTTCAACATCCTCACAAATACACAACGCTACACCAGCCACACTGCCAAGTATGCCTAAATTGGGTGTCGAATCCACAAACACAACAACAGCATCCCTAACAAATGGCTTTGCTAAAAAATCACCTGCCCCCATAAAAAGTCTAGTACCCTATGGATCTGAGACGGACGAAGAAGCTGATGTATGTATGGCGGCTACAACCACAAATGCAAATCCAGCTACTACTGCATCCAGTGAACAACAAAAGCGTTTATTACCCAATCCTCTGAAACGAAGACAGAGCTCTTCCTCATGGTCCAGCAGTAGTTCATCGGATAATGATAATGCCCATGATAAAGATATAAAACCTACaaatggcataaaaataaaaaaggctgcCTCATCCACGGCCACagccgtttcaaaatcacctgCAAAATCTGCCGATACAGCAAAAAAATCATCAGATACCATTGATGAGATTTTCAATAGCATTAAACGTTCCAATAATACAAATACTATTAACACCACAACCTCTGGCATTACAACGCTTAAGAAAAAATCACAAAACCAACAATTTACCGTTACCTCAACCACTACCACAACCGATTCCTCCACTTCAGATTCCGAAGATGAGGAGAGTAGCAAGACAAAAATGTCCTCAAACACAAAACCTCAATTCAAAAGATCACATTCTACACCACCTTCGCCACCGGTTGTTAAAACAAACTCTGGCATTTGGCAAGTTACCTCTTTGCAGCCCATAACAGCCTGCGTAAGTCCAACCACATCAACGCCTTCATCAACATCGGCAGCTGCCGCCTTTACATCGCCTGCATCTACAGAAAAAACACCCAAGAATCATAAAAATCCCTTTGCTGCAAAGCCCACTATGGTGGCAGCAGATAATGCCAAACGTCTAAAGAAGGATACAGCAAATAAATCATTCAATGGCAACGGCTATCAACGTAACACCACATCAGCCAATGAATCAGCGGTTTCAGAACTTTTAAAACAATCACATCGCGGCTATGGGGCACCAATTTTAACCTGGAATGGTCAACAAAGTGAAATTGATAAAGAG ATCATAAGTGAGGCACGTGAACAGCGACAACGTGACTGGGAAGATGAGGAAGAAAATGAAATGGATCGTGGCAGACAGAAAAAGGTTAAAGGGCCAAAAGATCCCtatgcaacagcagcaacaccCGGTTATAATCCATTCCAAGAGcaagaaaatcaaaaacgtTGGAAACAACGTTATCATCATGTGGGCGGTGGCAGTGGCGGTTATCGTCAAAACTTCCAAcgcaacaaatttaaatttcaacgttttcaacataaatttccCAAGAAAAACATGAACAACGGTGGAGGTAATAGTATTCCAAATGTGAATAGACGTAATGATTCTTAA